Genomic window (Gemmatimonadota bacterium):
ACCTGGATCGAGGGCGATCTGCTCCATCCGGATGCGATCGCCAAGGAGAGCACCACCCGAGAAGGGGGAGGTCGGATCGACGGCGACAACCGCAACACGGAGGCCGGCCGCTCGGTAGGCTGAAACGAGTCGTTCGGTGAGGGTGGACTTCCCGGCCCCCGGCGGGCCGGTAATGCCGATCCGTCGGGCGCGCCCGAGCCTGGGATGGATCGCTGCGAGGAGCTCTTCGAAGCCACTGCGACCGTTTTCCACCACCGAGACCGCGCGAGCCAGCGCTGCGACCTTTCCAGCGAGCAATTGCGTCAACAGCGGATCATCGGCCATGCCGGAAATTACCACTATTACAGGAGTTAGAGCAAAATCGCCGTGGCAAGTCCGAGCAGGAGGCCAAAGCCGCAGACATCCGTGAACGTGGTCACGAAGATCGAGGATGCAATGGCCGGATCGACCCCGAGTCGCTCAAGCACTACCGGGATGAAAGACCCGGCGAACCCGGCGACAAAGAGGTTGCCGCTCAAGGCCAGGAAGACCACCAGACCCATCCGCCAGGTCGAGCCGAGGAGCACCGACACGGCGGCAACCACGATCCCGATGGCGACGCCGTTGATGATGCCCACCAGAATTTCCTTGGTGATGATCGCCCGGCTCTGGTCGATGGGGACCTGCCCCAGGGAGAGACGACGTACTGACACTGCCAGCGCCTGCGTTCCGGCATTGCCCCCCATGCCGGCGACGATCGGCATCCAGATCGCCAGGGACGGGATGCTCGCGATCGAGTCGTTGAAGTACAGCACCACTGCCGCCGCGAGAAATGCCGTCAGCAGGTTGACATAGAGCCACGGCAAGCGACTCCGCACCGAACTCGACCATCGGGCCGACAGTTCTTCGTCCGGGGAAACGCCGCCGAAGCGCAGCAGGTCCTCGGTCGCCTCGGCTTCCGATACGTCGCTGACGTCGTCGTAGGTGACCCGGCCGAGCAGCCTGCCATTCGGGTCCACGACCGGAAGCGCGACCAGGTCGTACCGCGACATGATACGGGCGACCTCTTCCTGGTCGACTTCGGCCCCGACGCGGATGTCGGCATCCTCCATCACATCGCGCACCAACCGCGATTGCAATGTGATCACCAGCTGCTTGAAGGAGAGCGACCCCACCAGGCGGCGCGCGGTATCGACGACGAAGATCTCCGTGACATCATCAACATCTTCGGCCTGCCGCCGCACCGCCTCGAGCGCCAGCGCCACCGTATCGAGGTCGGTCACAGTGACGAGGTGGGTCGTCATCAGACCGCCGGCCGTCTCCTCATCGTAGCGAAGGAGTCGGTCGACGTCAGCGCGATCCTCGACGCCGGCAAGGATGCGCTCCTGCTCTTCGGGCTCGAGTTCACCGAGGAGGTCTGCCGCGTCGTCATCTTCGAGTTCGTCGACGATCTCGGCGGCTTGCTCGGTATCGAGCGCCGCCATGATCTCCTCGGCGTGCGCTTCGGCCGGCAGTTCGACCAGTGCTTGTGAGGAAAGCTCGGGCGGCAGCACGCGCACCAGTTCCAGACGCTCGTCCTCATCCAGCGAGGCCAACACGTCGGCGAGGTCGGCCGGCTCGAGTTCCCAGGCGCGCTGGACGAAGGTCTCGATTCGCCCTTCGCGGACCAGCAAGACCAGTTCGTCGAGTCGGCTTTCGGGGGTGCTGCTCATCCGCTGATCCGGTCGAGATCCAGCGGCGTCGCGGTGCCGCGGCGTACCACCAGGCGTTCGATGCGAGTCGGCGACGCCGCCATCACGTCGATCTCCAGGCCCCGCAGGGCGAAGCGCTCACCGGCGACAGGAATTCGACCGACCAACTCGGCGAGCAGCCCACCGAACGATGCGGCACCACGCGCCGGCAATTGCACTCCGAAATGCTGAGCCACCATGCCTGGAGCTTCTGAGCCATCGAGCTCGAGCAGGGAGCCTGACGCGGCAGCGACCACAGGCGAGTCGCTCTCGCCTTCGTCGGAGATCTCGCCGATAAGTCCCTCGAGCAGGTCTTCGAAGGTCACCAGCCCGGCCGTGCCCCCGAATTCGTCTAGCACGATTGCGAGATGGCGATGATCGCGTTGCATGTCGAGCAACAGGTCCCCGGCGAGTCGGCTCACGGGAGCGTACGACACGGGCCGCACCGGTAGCACGTCATCGGGCCGCTGTTTGAAGAGGTCGAACGCGTGCACCATTCCGGTGATGTCGTCGAGGGTTCCGCGATAGACCGGAATACGGGTGTATCCCGATTCCGCGAACGTCGCGAGGACCTGGGCGTGCGTGGCATCCGCCGGGACTGCGATCATTTCGGTCCGGGGTGTCATGATCTCGCGCACCGACCGTTCGGCGAAGGTCATCACCCCACCGACCATCACCAGTTCCTCACCACCGAGCCCGTTGGCCGTTCCCTCGCGGGCGAGCGCACGGACATCGTCGGCAGGATCGCTGTTGCGTGCCGGGAGCACGAAGGCGAGGAGTGCGCTCCAGCTTCGGAGGACCGGCCCCAGCCACTCGAGCGTCCGCTCGGCGCGCGT
Coding sequences:
- a CDS encoding CBS domain-containing protein — protein: MNWLLLIAGLAVAFFGSSGAAALVTTARATLSETISRRLRGGDDSLDWVSVTQRQVAASVAATSLGVALVGAVVPGLLGDLLLPQLVPIIAFLLVPTTLLGGYLLPRWFTETRAERTLEWLGPVLRSWSALLAFVLPARNSDPADDVRALAREGTANGLGGEELVMVGGVMTFAERSVREIMTPRTEMIAVPADATHAQVLATFAESGYTRIPVYRGTLDDITGMVHAFDLFKQRPDDVLPVRPVSYAPVSRLAGDLLLDMQRDHRHLAIVLDEFGGTAGLVTFEDLLEGLIGEISDEGESDSPVVAAASGSLLELDGSEAPGMVAQHFGVQLPARGAASFGGLLAELVGRIPVAGERFALRGLEIDVMAASPTRIERLVVRRGTATPLDLDRISG
- the mgtE gene encoding magnesium transporter → MSSTPESRLDELVLLVREGRIETFVQRAWELEPADLADVLASLDEDERLELVRVLPPELSSQALVELPAEAHAEEIMAALDTEQAAEIVDELEDDDAADLLGELEPEEQERILAGVEDRADVDRLLRYDEETAGGLMTTHLVTVTDLDTVALALEAVRRQAEDVDDVTEIFVVDTARRLVGSLSFKQLVITLQSRLVRDVMEDADIRVGAEVDQEEVARIMSRYDLVALPVVDPNGRLLGRVTYDDVSDVSEAEATEDLLRFGGVSPDEELSARWSSSVRSRLPWLYVNLLTAFLAAAVVLYFNDSIASIPSLAIWMPIVAGMGGNAGTQALAVSVRRLSLGQVPIDQSRAIITKEILVGIINGVAIGIVVAAVSVLLGSTWRMGLVVFLALSGNLFVAGFAGSFIPVVLERLGVDPAIASSIFVTTFTDVCGFGLLLGLATAILL